The genomic region TTTTAACAAATAAGAACTGTCTTTGACATTTTCGATCAAAAATGTTCCATCATCTTCAGAAATAGTTCCTTTGTAGACGCTGGTGGAGTCTGATGCGTTCAGTAGGATCACATTGGCAAATGCAACGGGACCGTTATCTTGAGTCTGGATTTTCCCTTTCAGGTCGCTTTGAGAATAGACCGAACATGAAAATATCAGCAAGATCAGGGGGGTGAACTTATTTTTCAGCATAAAGTAGGTTAGCGTAATATTCAATAAAATATGGACAAATATAAAATTTATTGAATACTTAAGCAGCTTTTTAATAATTCTCTCATCAATTCATCATGCGTTTTAAATATTAATGAAAGAAAATAGCACCAACTATTGAATGGCATCATACAGCGCCTGCTGAATCTGGGTCCTGGTATTTAATTTATAAAGTCGTGTATTTTCTCGTGTGGGCTGTACCCTGTTGGATAGAAAAATATATAGAAGGTCTTCCTGGGGATCCATCCATACCATCGTACCGGTAAAACCGGTATGCCCGAAACTATCTGCACTGGCATCCTTTGCGGTATTACTGTCCTCTCCTTTGTATTCGAGGTAAGGCTTATCGAAAGCCAGCCCACGGTGATTATCATTTTCAGGAAATTGTGTTTTAGTGAATTCCTTTAAAGTCGACTCATCTATATAGCGGACTCCGCCATATTCGCCCATATTAAGATACATCTGCATCAATTTAGCCAAATCGTTAGCGTTGGCAAATAAGCCGGCATTGGCGGAAACGCCTCCCATCATGATCGCTCCTTCATCATGAACATTCCCATGAATCTCTTCATTTCTGAAATTAAAATCGCTTTCGGTTGGTACGATCCTGTCTAATTCGAATTTTTCAGAGGGATTATAAGTAACCGTGGTTGCTCCAAGCTTATCATAAAAGTTCTCATTGATATACTCTACAAAATCCTCACCGGTAATACGCTCTACAATTTCGGGTAACAAATAGAACAGTAAGCCGGAATACTTGTACTTCGCCTCCTCTTCCAGTGGCGACTTTTTGATGGCTTTATAGATCTTTTGCTTATATTTTCTATGCAGCCATAATTCGTCGCTAACCTTCACTGGAAACCTGGCAGATGAGTCCTTTTTGAAAGTTCTCCACTTAAAACTTCCATTATCTCTAAGAGTGGTTTTCCAATAAGGGATCCAGGGTTTGAACCGGGCCTGGTGAGCCAGGATCTGCCTGAAGGGAATATCTAATTTATTCGAATTCCTGAAATATGGAAGGTAATCCTCTATCCCTGCTTCAAGATCGAATTTACCCTCATCGTATAATTTCATTAAAGCTGGTAAAGCGGTGGTGATCTTGCTTACTGAAGCCAGGTCGTAAAGATCTGTCTTTTCAACTATGATGGTATCACTGTATTTATGAAGTCCGTAAGCTTTATGAAAGACCACCTTTTGATCTTTGGCTACCAGCACAACACCGCCGGGAGTCGCTTTAGCTTCTATCGCCTGATGCATAAGCGAATCTATCGCGGTGCCCAGTTTCTTCGAATTCATCCCCGCATCTTCCGGCACCGTATATTTAAATCTAAGATTGGTTTTCAGGTCTAACCCATCGCCAGCTTTGAATTTATCGCCCACAGTTACGGGTAACTTTCCGGAAGCTCCAATTCCGCCAAATATTAACTGGGCAGTTACTTCCTGGGTAATTTCCGAATCCTGATACGCTACAATAAGAGCATCTGATTTCTCTATATTTTCAAGCTTATTTATTACATAAGGATTCTTGAACAGGCTGATTATCGTATTATTCATCTGAGAATATTCAGAAATGAAATCTTCAACCTCCTGTGAAAGTTTGATCTCATTCCTTGGTCTAATGCTGAAATCATGCAAACCGATGATCACCAGATTATAGTCCTTTAATTTTCTTTTTAGATCCACGAGATCTGAAGCTTTAGCTTCACGTTCCAACTGAAAATTCTCTACGTCAGCATAAAGTTTGAGTGACTTCTGAAATTTTGTTGATTTTGATGCACCTATGGAAACCGAAGCTATTCTCAAGGTATCCAGTTTTTGTAATGGTAGTAGGGAATTATCATTATTTAAAAGGGTAAGAGAGGCTTCGGCTAGCTTTCGGTTTAGCCAGATCGCATCGGGACTATTTACATCCTTCACCACATCCTTAACCGGTATTGGCTCATAATTATCCAGCCCAACCCATTGTTTTACCGCCAGGATCTTCCGGCAGCGATCATCGATCTCGGCTTGAGTTATCAAACCTTCGTTTATAGCATTTCTCACCTCAGCGATCGCTTTTGGAACATCTTCTGAAAACTCCAGAAGATCATTCCCGGCGAGAATAGCTTTCATATCAACTTCACCAGGTTCGTTGCCTTCTGCCACCCCTTTCATGTTCATCGCATCGGTTACGATAAGACCTTTGAAGCCGAGTCGTTCTTTGAGAATACCCGAAATTATAGGTTTAGAAAGTGTGGAAGGAGCCCCGGTAGAATCCAGTGCAGGGATATCCAGGTGTGCGACCATAACACCCCCAATTCCTGCATTGATCAATTCTTTGAACGGGTACATTTCAAGATCATCAAGTCTTTCGAAAGGATGGTTTATCTGCGGTAAAGCATAATGGGAATCGGTATCTGTATCACCATGACCGGGAAAATGCTTTGCGGTTGCTAACAGGTTCTGGCTTTGCATTCCCTTCATATAGGCAATACCCTTTTTGGTGACATTTTGTTTGTCTTCCCCAAATGACCGATAATTAATGACCGGGTTCAAAGGATTATTATTAACATCTACCACCGGCCCAAAATTGATATGTAGGCCGGTTCGTTTTAACTGTCTCGCTATCTCCACTCCCATTTCATAAATAAGCTCTTCGCCCTGGATCGCTCCTAAAGCCATCTGATATGGAAAACTGATCGTATTTTCAAGTCTCATTCCAAGCCCCCATTCAGCATCTATAGCTCCAATTAGCGGAACTTCAGCTGCCTGTTGATAGTCATTCATTAGTTCCAGTTGAGTCTTAGGATCACCCTGCATAAATATGAGTCCGCCAATCTTAAACTCTTTAATATGCTTTAAAACCTCTTTTTTATGGTCTGGTCCCTTATTAGAAAAAGCCGGGATCATGAACAATTGCGCGATCCTTTCATCAGGTGATAATTCTGCCATTATGGAATCAACCCATTTACTATTCTCGTATTTAAGAAACTCAGGGCTTTCAGATTCAGATTCCTGGGCCTTCAGGGGAATACTGAAAATCAATATGACGGCTAATAACAATAAGGTTTTATGTGATCGCATTTCTATTTTACTCTTTAAACTTTTATATAAATATTTTTTCTATCCAGTATATATCCTATTAACCACATAAGCAGCATATAAGTAATCGCAAAAACCAGAGAAGCATTGTAATCACTTAACCAGCTTAGGTAAAAATTATTGTAGATCCAGGGTTTCATTGGTTGACCTTCAATAAAAATCAAGGCCATCAGTTTTATCACGACCCCAGACATTATAAAAACAAACAAGGGATTTTTACCGAATGCTTCAAAAAAGTAGGTCCATTTCTTAAATCCAAACACCTCAATGATCAGGATAAGCACACCTAAAATAACCAGGTCCCATCCGGTACTGTAAAGTACAAAAGTGCTGGTCCAGATAGCTTTATTAATAGGAAAATATTGTGCCCAGAATAAAGCGATGCCTAGAATTACCAGTCCGGCGATTGCTAATTTTAAAACGGTAGAACCATTATTCCCGTGCTTCTGAATAAATTTACCGGCTACATATCCCGCGAGAACGTTCACGATAGCAGGAATGGTACTTAGCAAGCCTTCAGGATCAAATGCTATCCCGAATCCGCTATAAAGATTTTCCGGAGAAAAAATAAGGAGATCAAATTTTAAGGCGGCATTATGGTCCAGGCTATAAGGCTCTGGGTGTGTTCCAAAATACCACATGATGAACCAATAGGATAATAAGAGGATTGAGCTGAATACAAGGACCTGCTTTAATTTGAGATAATGAAGTATGAGTGAACCAAATAAATAGCATAAAGCGATTCGTTGCAAAACCCCCATGATCCTTATTTCAGTAAAATCCTTTATAAAGAACTCATCCCCTTCCCTTAATACGAATGGGAAAGCATTTAGCAGCAAACCAATTATAAAAATAAGGAGACTCCTTTTAAAAACTTTTTTTAGAAAAACCTGTTCAGATTGTTTTTCATATTTTCTGAGGCTAAAACTTGCAGCATTTCCAATCACGAACAGGAAAGTGGGAAAAACAAGATCTGTAATTGTAAAGCCGTGCCAGGCTGCATGTTTGAATGGCCCATAAATAGTAGACCAGCTACCGGGAGTATTTACCAATATCATTAGGGCGATGGTTAACCCTCTAAGCACATCCAACGCAAAATATCGTTGCTTATGAACTGATGTTGCTTTGTGCGTAGATTCTTTCATTCTTCAGTGTAATTGTCCTTTTAGTGCCTCACTTCCCTTATAAATCCTAAAGTATTAGATATAAAAGTATAAATTTTTATTAATTAATAAATCTTAATTAAAATTTTTATTTAATTGTTTTCAAACAGGGATTTTTTTTATAATTTTAATTTCAGCTTTAGGAAACTTAAATAATTAGCTTATTTTGAGCTGTTTTTAAAATTTTCAATTCAATATATGACTAAAAATTTACAGGATTTCCTTATCACTAAAGAGGCTTTGACCGACATTAGTAATATCGAAAGAAAAAAGTTTCTCCAGAAGATCAAGATCATCAAATATCTCTTTTTGAATGGTAGCACTTCTAATGCTGAAATTTGCTCAAAATTTGACATAAGCCTCCCTACTTCCATGGCCCTTATAAACCAGTTAATGGAAAGTGGTATCGTAGTAAAATCTGGACAGGGAAAATCTGAAGGCGGCAGAAAGCCAGATCTATATGGTCTAAAAGAACATTCCTTTTTTGTGCTGACCATACATATTAAGCGATTTAAGATAAAGATCGCCATCACAGATAACAATCACTCCATTATATTCGAAGATGAGATCACAACCGAGATCTCTCCTAATTCGAACATTGTGGAACTGCTGCACGAGAAATCACAAGAAGTGATTAAAAGCGCAGGTATTGATACAGAAAAACTACTGGGTGTAGCTATTAGTATGCCCGGCCTGGTTTCAACTACAGAAGGTAAGAACTTCACCTATTACCTCACCGAGCAGGAACCGGAATCACTTCGGGATAAATTTGAGAAGAAGTTCAATAAACCGGTAGTTATATTGAATGACACTAAAAGTGCATGCCTGGCCGAATACAGATTTGGTATTGGTAAGAATAAGGAAAATGTCCTCGTTATTTCTATGGACTGGGGTATTGGACTGGGAATCATCATGGGCGGTAAAATGCATACGGGACATTCCGGATTTGCAGGTGAATTTGGCCATATTCCCATGGTTGAAGATGGCTTATTATGCCACTGCGGAAAAAGGGGTTGCCTGGAAACAGAAGCTTCTGGTCTGGCATTGGTGAGAAAAGCTAAAGAAGGATTAAAACTGGGACAAACTTCAGTCTTAAATCAGTTGAAAGGTGAAGATTTTGAGAAAATGGACCCTAGTGTGATCATTCAGGCTGCTAATAAAGGAGACCAGTTTGCAATTAATCTGCTTTCCGAAATAGGGATCAGTCTAGGGAAAGGTATTGCCGTCCTTATACAGATCTTTAATCCGGAACTTATCATTCTCGAAAGCGAAATTGCCAAAGCCAAACAATTCATTACTACCCCGATCCAGCAATCCACGAATACCTATTGCATGATGCAACTAAAGGAGAAGACACGCATAGAATTGTCTAACCTTGGTCCTAATTCCTGTTTGTTTGGAGGGACCATCGCTGTGATGGATGAAATATTTAAAAACCAGGTTGCCATGCTAAAATCAGATCTTAATTAGAATGAAAAAATAAAAAACAGCATATAATTATGGCAAGATTAAACCTATTGGAAGAAACCAGATTTGAAAAATTAGCGGTTAGCGTTTTTCAGGATGAGCATATTGCATCTAAGAAGGTTGCTCGAAGGATTGCAGACATCATTCTCTCCAAGCAGAAAAAAGGAGAAAATGCGGTTCTGGGATTAGCTACCGGAGCTACTCCGGTTGAGGTTTATGGTGAACTTGCCAGATTGCATAAGGAAGAAGGTCTAAGTTTTAAAAATGTGATCACCTTTAACCTTGACGAATATTACCCTATGAATCCCATGGCTAAACAAAGTTATGTTCGATTCATGGACGAGCAGCTTTTTGATCACATCGATATTCCGCGGGAAAACATTCATATCCCGGATGGAACACTTAAAAAAGAAGATATTGCCAATTATTGCCTCGAATATGAAAAGAAGATCACCGAAGTAGGCGGATTAGATCTGCAAATACTTGGTATTGGTAGGACCGGTCACATAGGTTTTAACGAACCGGGATCAGCCCCAAATTCAGGTACCAGGCTGGTAACGCTAGATGATCTTACACGCCGTGATGCTTCGCGAGATTTTGGAGGAAAGGAAAATGTGCCTACCAAAGCCATCACCATGGGAATTGGCACTATTTTCAAGGCTAAAGAGATCATCCTGATGGCCTGGAGCAAGAAGAAAGCTCCAATAATCAGAAAAGCGGTGGAAGGTGAGATCTCTTCCAATGTTCCGGCGACTTTCTTACAATTATCAGATAATGTAGAATTTATCCTGGATGAAGATGCCGCGTCTGAATTAACCAGGTTTGATACACCTTGGCTGGTTAAGGATTGTAACTGGACACCTCAGCTAATTAAAAAGGCGGTTATCTGGTTATCCAGAACGGTCAATAAACCTATCCTGAAATTAACCGAAGAAGATTATAATTCGAACGGCATGGCCCAGCTTGCTACCGAACAGGGGCCGGCTTATGATATCAATATAGACGTATTCAACCAATTACAGCATAGTATAACCGGTTGGCCCGGTGGAAAACCGAATGCCGATGACTCTCAGCGACCAGAGCGTAAAGAGCCTTCTCATAAACGATCTCTTATATTTAGTCCGCATCCAGATGATGATGTGATTTCCATGGGAGGAACTTTTATCAGGCTGGTAGACCAGGGTCATGAGGTGCATGTTGCCTATCAAACTTCAGGGAATACGGCGGTTTGGGATACTGATGTCCTTAGATATGTAGAATTCGCCATTGACTTTAACGAAAGTATTGGGGAAGACACAGAAAAGCTCAAGAATATCTACGAAAAAATGCGGGAGTTCCTAAAAACGAAGCAGCCCAACGATATCGATCTGCATGAAATCCAGGAAGTGAAAGGTTTTATCAGAAAGACCGAAGCCATCGCTGGTGCAAGATATGCAGGATTAAATGATGACCAGGTACACTTTATGGCGCTGCCATTTTATGAAACCGGGAAAAAAGTTAAAAACCCGGTAACCGAGAATGATGTAAAACTTACCATGGAATTGCTTCAGAAGATCCAGCCTCATCAGGTATTTGCCGCCGGAGATTTTGCAGATCCACATGGAACTCATATTGTGTGCTTCAGAATAATACTTGAAGCCTTACAGCGTTTAAAGAAAACCGAAGATTGGGTTAAGGACTGTTGGCTATGGCTGTATCGCGGTGCCTGGGAGGAATTCCAGGTACACGAGATCGAAATGGCGGTTCCTTTGTCTCCACAAGAAGTTCAGCGTAAAAGACATGCTATTTTTCAGCATCAATCCCAAAAAGACCGCCCCGTTTTCCCTGGTGATGACGAGAGAGAATTCTGGGTAAGAGCTGAAGAACGAAATCGTGAAACAGCTGTAAATTACCATCAATTGGGTCTTGCCAATTACGAAGCTATGGAAGCTTTTGTGCGCTGGAAGTTTTAATAAATGTAACCTGAAAATGATGAATGAATTAAAGCGAGGTATTTTTATAATTACCGCCGGGATTCTTATTTCCTGTAGTT from Gramella sp. MT6 harbors:
- a CDS encoding glycoside hydrolase family 3 N-terminal domain-containing protein; amino-acid sequence: MRSHKTLLLLAVILIFSIPLKAQESESESPEFLKYENSKWVDSIMAELSPDERIAQLFMIPAFSNKGPDHKKEVLKHIKEFKIGGLIFMQGDPKTQLELMNDYQQAAEVPLIGAIDAEWGLGMRLENTISFPYQMALGAIQGEELIYEMGVEIARQLKRTGLHINFGPVVDVNNNPLNPVINYRSFGEDKQNVTKKGIAYMKGMQSQNLLATAKHFPGHGDTDTDSHYALPQINHPFERLDDLEMYPFKELINAGIGGVMVAHLDIPALDSTGAPSTLSKPIISGILKERLGFKGLIVTDAMNMKGVAEGNEPGEVDMKAILAGNDLLEFSEDVPKAIAEVRNAINEGLITQAEIDDRCRKILAVKQWVGLDNYEPIPVKDVVKDVNSPDAIWLNRKLAEASLTLLNNDNSLLPLQKLDTLRIASVSIGASKSTKFQKSLKLYADVENFQLEREAKASDLVDLKRKLKDYNLVIIGLHDFSIRPRNEIKLSQEVEDFISEYSQMNNTIISLFKNPYVINKLENIEKSDALIVAYQDSEITQEVTAQLIFGGIGASGKLPVTVGDKFKAGDGLDLKTNLRFKYTVPEDAGMNSKKLGTAIDSLMHQAIEAKATPGGVVLVAKDQKVVFHKAYGLHKYSDTIIVEKTDLYDLASVSKITTALPALMKLYDEGKFDLEAGIEDYLPYFRNSNKLDIPFRQILAHQARFKPWIPYWKTTLRDNGSFKWRTFKKDSSARFPVKVSDELWLHRKYKQKIYKAIKKSPLEEEAKYKYSGLLFYLLPEIVERITGEDFVEYINENFYDKLGATTVTYNPSEKFELDRIVPTESDFNFRNEEIHGNVHDEGAIMMGGVSANAGLFANANDLAKLMQMYLNMGEYGGVRYIDESTLKEFTKTQFPENDNHRGLAFDKPYLEYKGEDSNTAKDASADSFGHTGFTGTMVWMDPQEDLLYIFLSNRVQPTRENTRLYKLNTRTQIQQALYDAIQ
- a CDS encoding DUF5009 domain-containing protein, with protein sequence MKESTHKATSVHKQRYFALDVLRGLTIALMILVNTPGSWSTIYGPFKHAAWHGFTITDLVFPTFLFVIGNAASFSLRKYEKQSEQVFLKKVFKRSLLIFIIGLLLNAFPFVLREGDEFFIKDFTEIRIMGVLQRIALCYLFGSLILHYLKLKQVLVFSSILLLSYWFIMWYFGTHPEPYSLDHNAALKFDLLIFSPENLYSGFGIAFDPEGLLSTIPAIVNVLAGYVAGKFIQKHGNNGSTVLKLAIAGLVILGIALFWAQYFPINKAIWTSTFVLYSTGWDLVILGVLILIIEVFGFKKWTYFFEAFGKNPLFVFIMSGVVIKLMALIFIEGQPMKPWIYNNFYLSWLSDYNASLVFAITYMLLMWLIGYILDRKNIYIKV
- a CDS encoding ROK family transcriptional regulator; the protein is MTKNLQDFLITKEALTDISNIERKKFLQKIKIIKYLFLNGSTSNAEICSKFDISLPTSMALINQLMESGIVVKSGQGKSEGGRKPDLYGLKEHSFFVLTIHIKRFKIKIAITDNNHSIIFEDEITTEISPNSNIVELLHEKSQEVIKSAGIDTEKLLGVAISMPGLVSTTEGKNFTYYLTEQEPESLRDKFEKKFNKPVVILNDTKSACLAEYRFGIGKNKENVLVISMDWGIGLGIIMGGKMHTGHSGFAGEFGHIPMVEDGLLCHCGKRGCLETEASGLALVRKAKEGLKLGQTSVLNQLKGEDFEKMDPSVIIQAANKGDQFAINLLSEIGISLGKGIAVLIQIFNPELIILESEIAKAKQFITTPIQQSTNTYCMMQLKEKTRIELSNLGPNSCLFGGTIAVMDEIFKNQVAMLKSDLN
- the nagB gene encoding glucosamine-6-phosphate deaminase, whose product is MMARLNLLEETRFEKLAVSVFQDEHIASKKVARRIADIILSKQKKGENAVLGLATGATPVEVYGELARLHKEEGLSFKNVITFNLDEYYPMNPMAKQSYVRFMDEQLFDHIDIPRENIHIPDGTLKKEDIANYCLEYEKKITEVGGLDLQILGIGRTGHIGFNEPGSAPNSGTRLVTLDDLTRRDASRDFGGKENVPTKAITMGIGTIFKAKEIILMAWSKKKAPIIRKAVEGEISSNVPATFLQLSDNVEFILDEDAASELTRFDTPWLVKDCNWTPQLIKKAVIWLSRTVNKPILKLTEEDYNSNGMAQLATEQGPAYDINIDVFNQLQHSITGWPGGKPNADDSQRPERKEPSHKRSLIFSPHPDDDVISMGGTFIRLVDQGHEVHVAYQTSGNTAVWDTDVLRYVEFAIDFNESIGEDTEKLKNIYEKMREFLKTKQPNDIDLHEIQEVKGFIRKTEAIAGARYAGLNDDQVHFMALPFYETGKKVKNPVTENDVKLTMELLQKIQPHQVFAAGDFADPHGTHIVCFRIILEALQRLKKTEDWVKDCWLWLYRGAWEEFQVHEIEMAVPLSPQEVQRKRHAIFQHQSQKDRPVFPGDDEREFWVRAEERNRETAVNYHQLGLANYEAMEAFVRWKF